A window of Methanobacterium veterum contains these coding sequences:
- a CDS encoding nitroreductase family protein codes for MDVFEAVSKRRSIRKYKDTEVEDEKLQDILEVARISPSASNRQEWKFIVVKDQETREKLVEAAHGQQFVAEAPVTIVACSTESERVMPCGQHAYTVDLSIAVSFMILEATELGLGTCWLGAYDEEKVRNILEIPERIRVPAMFTIGYADESPHARPRKHLDEIVSSEKYVTP; via the coding sequence ATGGATGTTTTTGAAGCTGTAAGTAAAAGGCGTAGTATTAGAAAGTATAAAGACACTGAAGTTGAAGATGAAAAACTTCAGGATATCCTTGAAGTGGCTAGAATTTCCCCATCTGCTTCTAACCGTCAGGAATGGAAATTTATAGTTGTTAAAGATCAAGAAACAAGAGAAAAACTTGTAGAAGCTGCACACGGTCAGCAGTTTGTCGCTGAAGCTCCAGTTACAATTGTTGCATGCTCAACAGAATCAGAAAGGGTAATGCCTTGTGGACAGCATGCTTATACAGTAGATCTTTCAATTGCAGTATCATTTATGATTCTGGAAGCTACAGAACTTGGCCTTGGAACATGCTGGCTTGGAGCATATGATGAAGAAAAAGTCAGGAATATTTTAGAGATCCCTGAAAGAATAAGGGTCCCTGCAATGTTTACTATAGGATATGCAGATGAAAGCCCACATGCAAGGCCGCGGAAACATCTGGATGAAATTGTAAGCAGTGAAAAATACGTCACTCCTTAA
- the larB gene encoding nickel pincer cofactor biosynthesis protein LarB produces the protein MKEILQELIDGKISLQEAEKRLKTMQIEEIGDFAKLDTGREARTGIPEAIFAESKEDEDLIKIILKGADNGRLMVTKLERERYDLIKPQISILEDKGFKFEYNKRAKILLIKNHEIEKEGKIGVITAGTSDIPVAEEARITAEEVGCEVLTSYDVGVAGIHRLFAHINEMIEADVKALVVVAGMEGALPSVVAGLVDVPVIGVPTSVGYGVGEGGFTALFAMLQSCAPGIAVVNIDNGFGAGVFAAKLTKQTLK, from the coding sequence ATGAAAGAAATACTTCAAGAACTCATAGATGGAAAGATTTCACTTCAGGAAGCCGAAAAACGGCTTAAAACAATGCAAATTGAAGAAATAGGGGATTTTGCAAAGTTGGACACTGGTAGAGAGGCAAGAACTGGGATTCCTGAGGCCATTTTTGCAGAAAGTAAAGAAGATGAAGATCTTATAAAAATCATACTTAAAGGTGCAGATAACGGCAGGTTAATGGTAACAAAGCTTGAAAGGGAAAGATATGATTTAATAAAGCCTCAAATTAGCATCCTTGAGGATAAAGGCTTTAAATTTGAATACAACAAGCGGGCCAAGATTTTACTTATTAAAAACCATGAAATCGAAAAAGAGGGTAAAATTGGAGTTATCACCGCTGGAACGTCTGATATTCCAGTTGCAGAGGAAGCACGAATAACTGCTGAAGAAGTGGGTTGTGAAGTCTTAACATCATATGATGTGGGTGTTGCGGGAATTCACAGGCTTTTTGCGCATATTAATGAAATGATTGAAGCAGATGTTAAAGCACTCGTAGTGGTTGCTGGAATGGAAGGGGCATTGCCGTCTGTTGTTGCGGGACTAGTGGATGTGCCTGTTATAGGTGTTCCAACATCAGTGGGTTATGGTGTTGGTGAAGGAGGATTTACGGCTCTTTTTGCAATGCTTCAGTCATGCGCTCCGGGAATTGCAGTTGTAAATATTGATAATGGATTTGGTGCAGGAGTATTCGCGGCTAAACTAACTAAGCAAACATTGAAATAG
- a CDS encoding ABC transporter ATP-binding protein: MSKIAVNNVSKIFESKGTTFKSVEDINFNVNEEEFLCILGPSGCGKSTILRLIAGLDKPSSGQILMDNEAIMGPGCKCGMVFQEYSLFPWRSVIENVAFPLEMKGVAEEERHKIAEDYLKIVGLQNFRDSMPHELSGGMKQRVAIVRSLAGDPDILLMDEPFGALDIQTRSQLQKDLLNIWEDKGKTIVFVTHDIDEAIFLGDRVILMSKGPGRIFRIFEVNIKRIRDTLAPDFLQLKQEIMNLLESGD; this comes from the coding sequence ATGTCTAAAATAGCTGTAAATAATGTTTCAAAGATATTTGAAAGTAAGGGGACCACATTTAAATCAGTAGAGGATATTAATTTCAATGTTAATGAAGAAGAATTTTTATGTATTCTTGGCCCCTCAGGATGTGGAAAATCCACCATTCTCCGGCTTATAGCGGGTCTGGATAAACCTAGTTCTGGTCAAATTTTAATGGACAATGAAGCAATAATGGGGCCGGGTTGTAAGTGTGGAATGGTTTTTCAGGAATATTCTCTTTTTCCCTGGAGAAGTGTCATTGAAAATGTGGCATTTCCCTTAGAAATGAAAGGAGTTGCAGAAGAAGAAAGGCACAAAATTGCTGAAGATTACCTGAAAATAGTAGGGCTCCAAAATTTTAGAGATTCTATGCCTCATGAGCTCTCAGGAGGGATGAAACAGCGAGTTGCAATTGTCAGGTCGTTAGCAGGGGATCCAGATATACTTTTAATGGATGAACCGTTTGGAGCCCTTGATATTCAAACCAGAAGCCAGCTTCAAAAAGATCTGTTGAATATATGGGAAGATAAGGGTAAAACAATTGTTTTTGTAACTCATGACATTGATGAAGCAATATTTTTAGGGGATAGAGTTATCCTAATGAGTAAAGGGCCTGGAAGAATTTTTAGAATATTTGAAGTTAATATTAAAAGAATTAGAGATACTTTAGCCCCTGATTTTTTACAGTTAAAACAGGAAATAATGAACCTGCTTGAAAGCGGGGACTAA
- a CDS encoding peptidoglycan-binding domain-containing protein gives MFSTLPFAAATEIQNTTFNVTQSSSVNAVTEKGLKIGANGTYVVELQKWLKEQGYYTGDVDGSFGPYTELAVKYFQNDSSIIVDGWVANQTTCAMEDINGVNIFEEAFGTSTSSSNVKSTDKTNVTKSSTTTTKSSVNKTSSTTTSVTKKETTSTTKKQSTSTAKKTSTTSSASLSAILASGAKYGYSHSASTAAGMVAIGSGDCWAMSEYLYGKLSAAGIHSRIVQYSTAYSARHRSVQLYQNGAWVDVPYSSYGYSTMFKATSSKPGMTVLASC, from the coding sequence ATGTTCAGTACGTTGCCATTTGCAGCAGCTACTGAAATCCAAAATACAACTTTTAATGTAACACAAAGCTCATCCGTAAATGCGGTTACGGAAAAGGGCTTAAAAATAGGAGCAAACGGAACATACGTTGTTGAATTACAGAAATGGCTCAAAGAACAGGGATATTACACTGGAGACGTTGATGGATCATTTGGTCCATACACAGAACTAGCAGTTAAATACTTCCAGAACGATTCCAGTATAATCGTAGATGGATGGGTTGCAAATCAAACAACATGTGCAATGGAAGACATAAACGGTGTAAACATATTTGAAGAAGCATTTGGAACTTCTACAAGTTCTAGTAACGTCAAATCAACAGATAAAACAAACGTAACCAAAAGCTCAACAACTACCACTAAATCTAGTGTAAACAAAACAAGCTCAACAACTACAAGTGTAACTAAAAAAGAGACAACAAGTACAACTAAAAAACAGAGCACAAGCACAGCTAAAAAAACCAGTACAACATCATCTGCATCTTTATCAGCGATCCTTGCAAGCGGTGCTAAATACGGTTACAGTCACTCAGCCAGTACAGCAGCTGGAATGGTAGCAATAGGAAGCGGAGACTGCTGGGCAATGAGTGAATACCTATACGGAAAACTCTCTGCAGCAGGTATCCATTCAAGAATAGTTCAGTACAGCACAGCATACTCAGCACGACACAGATCAGTTCAACTGTATCAAAACGGTGCATGGGTAGATGTTCCATACTCAAGCTACGGCTACAGTACCATGTTCAAGGCTACTTCAAGTAAGCCCGGAATGACTGTTTTAGCTTCTTGCTAA
- a CDS encoding ABC transporter permease, whose product MRKILTALIIPVLIVIIWSLLTSLNIIPEYILPSPSEVMGSFLGLVGTNELLMDTLATLSRVITGLIIAAAIAIPLGIILGWSKKAENLSNLTIQILRPIPPLAWIPFAMLWFGLGFESAVFIIFIGTFFPVLINTIDGVKRINKVFIESAYTLGASERQILTNVVMPASLPSIFTGLRVGIGIGLMCTVAAEMIAVKSGLGYLIMQSMNLIDTGGVIVGMIIIGIIGFLMDYSFRKAENKYVLWSGN is encoded by the coding sequence ATGAGAAAGATATTAACAGCGCTTATAATACCTGTTTTGATTGTTATAATCTGGTCTCTATTAACTTCATTAAATATTATCCCGGAATATATATTACCTTCACCATCTGAGGTAATGGGCTCATTTTTAGGATTAGTGGGAACTAATGAACTACTTATGGATACTTTAGCAACTCTTTCGAGGGTTATTACGGGTTTAATTATTGCAGCTGCAATTGCAATTCCTTTAGGAATTATTTTAGGATGGTCAAAAAAGGCTGAAAACCTCTCAAATTTAACCATTCAAATTCTAAGGCCGATACCTCCCCTTGCATGGATACCGTTCGCCATGCTCTGGTTTGGACTGGGATTTGAATCCGCTGTTTTTATTATATTTATTGGAACATTCTTCCCTGTGCTTATTAATACAATAGATGGGGTTAAAAGGATAAATAAAGTATTTATAGAATCTGCATATACATTAGGTGCTTCCGAACGTCAAATTTTAACCAATGTTGTAATGCCTGCATCTTTACCTTCAATCTTCACGGGCTTGAGAGTTGGAATTGGAATAGGGTTAATGTGTACTGTAGCAGCGGAAATGATCGCGGTAAAATCGGGTTTAGGTTATTTAATAATGCAGTCCATGAATTTAATAGATACGGGTGGAGTAATTGTTGGAATGATTATAATAGGCATCATTGGATTTTTGATGGATTATTCATTTAGAAAGGCTGAAAATAAGTATGTTTTATGGAGTGGAAACTAA
- a CDS encoding ABC transporter substrate-binding protein, with amino-acid sequence MNKLIMGCSAVIVIITLFGAYSYSAHPKDTVRIGYLDNDQHSAALAVANAKGMFEAQGMKVELQSFNVGADIVIAMAAGQIDVGYVGIAPATMAIDKGMPLKIVGAVNEEGSGIVISKNSTIDNLTDFEGHTVVMPSKGSIQDILLNYLLQDNSINPKSIDIREMQTSLMPEAIQSGRIDGYIVWEPYVIQASSGGYGKTFMYSDEIWKNHPCCVIIASNNFMQNNPDKLRKILQIHQNATDYIYSNRNDTISILSKQFKISFNTEKEVLDHIKFVVVPDEDFMDNSLKIVSIQRQRGYVEHNLTKGEIFNLSYLPSK; translated from the coding sequence ATGAATAAGTTGATTATGGGCTGTTCGGCTGTAATTGTAATTATTACATTATTTGGAGCTTATAGCTATAGCGCCCATCCAAAAGATACAGTACGCATTGGATATCTGGATAATGACCAACATAGCGCAGCATTAGCTGTTGCAAATGCAAAGGGAATGTTTGAAGCTCAAGGGATGAAAGTGGAACTGCAGTCCTTTAACGTTGGCGCGGATATAGTAATTGCTATGGCTGCTGGACAAATTGATGTGGGATATGTGGGAATTGCACCTGCAACAATGGCTATAGATAAAGGAATGCCACTAAAGATAGTTGGAGCTGTAAATGAAGAGGGCAGCGGCATTGTAATTTCAAAAAATTCAACTATTGATAATTTAACTGATTTTGAAGGGCATACTGTGGTTATGCCATCTAAAGGATCCATACAGGACATTTTATTGAATTATTTACTTCAAGATAATAGTATAAACCCCAAATCAATTGATATAAGGGAAATGCAAACTTCTTTAATGCCTGAAGCTATTCAATCGGGGAGAATTGATGGATATATTGTATGGGAGCCGTATGTCATTCAAGCGAGTTCTGGCGGATATGGAAAAACCTTCATGTATTCTGATGAAATATGGAAAAATCATCCCTGCTGTGTTATAATCGCCAGCAACAATTTCATGCAAAATAATCCAGATAAACTTAGAAAAATACTCCAGATACATCAGAATGCAACTGACTACATTTACAGCAATAGAAATGATACAATTTCAATATTATCAAAACAGTTTAAAATCAGCTTTAATACTGAAAAAGAGGTGCTGGATCATATTAAATTTGTAGTAGTGCCTGATGAAGATTTTATGGATAATAGTTTAAAAATAGTAAGCATTCAAAGACAAAGGGGATATGTGGAGCATAATTTAACTAAGGGTGAAATATTTAACCTTAGTTACTTACCTTCAAAATGA
- a CDS encoding oligosaccharide flippase family protein yields the protein MRKVVKGSFLNLFGNVLFRIGGYFYRVLIQYLLGVTGYGIVSLVLPLQNVLILIAAAGIPPAVAKYVAEYHAKNDTYMVKQVIKTSAKIMAVMSIIATLLIFFLAEPLAPFLHWQPSIIILFQIIGFITPFSIILGLVRGVFQGYQDMGNLLLTRAFEQIFTIILTVSLILLGFYVLGAVIGTIIGFAIAAVLSLLLFRQKIWKNIKDAKKSLGHINEYGLAKKLLIFSLPVTVVGLAELALFDTGTYIINIFLNETYVGYYNIVSPVSRIPLIISSSIAVAILPAASEALSLKNNHIIQKYVIYSYRYLILVLLPLCALVMLFSQPILAIIFPRAPLAYLVAGNALTILIAAMSFFSIYIVSSSISQGLGKPYLPMYFLILGSIVNLVLTWLLVPLYGLTGAAAATAVATFIIMVFSVWKVLETSNTQLPYVNLVKILFASVLTGLIIGLIPKTVMGLLAALLVFSFIYLFSLAFMGALEKRDLNLLNKIGYRLGPLSGIFMKMNRFLERFVK from the coding sequence ATGCGAAAAGTGGTAAAAGGTAGTTTCCTTAATTTATTTGGCAATGTTCTATTTAGAATAGGCGGCTATTTTTATAGAGTATTAATACAGTATTTATTGGGCGTTACAGGCTATGGTATTGTAAGTCTTGTTCTTCCTCTACAAAATGTTTTGATATTAATTGCTGCTGCAGGTATTCCTCCTGCTGTGGCAAAATACGTGGCAGAATATCACGCTAAAAATGATACTTATATGGTTAAACAGGTTATCAAAACCTCTGCAAAAATCATGGCTGTAATGAGCATTATTGCTACTTTACTTATTTTTTTCCTTGCAGAACCATTAGCTCCATTTTTGCATTGGCAACCTAGTATTATAATTCTTTTCCAGATAATAGGATTTATAACGCCTTTCAGCATAATTTTAGGATTGGTGAGGGGTGTATTTCAGGGTTATCAGGATATGGGCAATCTTCTTTTAACCAGGGCATTTGAACAGATTTTCACGATAATACTGACTGTAAGTCTAATCTTATTGGGATTTTATGTTTTAGGGGCAGTTATTGGTACTATAATAGGATTTGCTATAGCTGCAGTTCTTTCGCTGCTACTTTTTAGGCAAAAAATATGGAAAAACATCAAGGATGCAAAAAAAAGTTTAGGACATATTAATGAATATGGGCTGGCTAAAAAGCTTTTGATATTTTCATTACCTGTTACTGTAGTTGGATTGGCTGAACTGGCATTATTTGATACTGGGACCTATATTATCAACATATTTTTGAATGAAACCTATGTAGGTTATTACAATATTGTCAGCCCGGTCTCGAGGATTCCGCTTATAATTTCTTCATCCATTGCAGTTGCTATACTTCCTGCAGCTTCAGAAGCTTTAAGCCTTAAAAATAACCATATAATTCAAAAATATGTAATATATTCTTACAGGTACCTGATTCTGGTTCTTCTCCCTCTCTGTGCACTCGTTATGCTTTTTTCCCAGCCGATACTTGCAATTATATTTCCAAGGGCTCCACTTGCTTATCTTGTTGCAGGCAATGCACTGACTATTTTAATAGCTGCAATGTCATTTTTTTCTATTTATATAGTGTCATCAAGTATATCTCAGGGATTGGGAAAACCATATTTGCCAATGTATTTTTTAATTTTGGGAAGTATAGTTAACCTGGTTTTAACATGGCTGCTCGTTCCTTTATATGGTTTAACTGGTGCAGCAGCAGCTACAGCAGTCGCCACATTTATAATCATGGTATTTTCAGTGTGGAAAGTTCTTGAGACAAGCAATACTCAATTGCCCTATGTCAATCTGGTTAAAATATTATTTGCATCAGTTTTAACTGGTTTAATAATTGGATTAATTCCTAAAACAGTTATGGGGCTATTAGCTGCGCTTTTAGTCTTTTCATTTATCTATTTATTTAGTCTGGCATTTATGGGTGCTTTAGAAAAAAGAGATTTAAATCTTTTAAATAAAATTGGGTACCGTTTAGGTCCGTTATCCGGAATATTTATGAAAATGAATAGATTTCTGGAAAGATTTGTTAAATAG
- a CDS encoding 4Fe-4S double cluster binding domain-containing protein, whose amino-acid sequence MQLDYQIRIMAEHEGADFFGVADLSRAKEAITDQGGEICTQYPKAISIGIRLPQTIVDELPNRDNRAVAVNYRHAYDITNLRLDLLTSKLGSIIQQEGYKALPVPASERFDNERICAVFSHKLAANLAGLGWIGKSCLLITPEAGPRVRWATVLTDAPLTITGEPMDTKCGECDECVEICPVSAFTGEPFRENEAREERYDARKCEEYLYNADEGEDWAVCGLCIYVCPHGRK is encoded by the coding sequence ATGCAGCTTGATTACCAGATCCGAATTATGGCAGAACACGAAGGTGCTGATTTTTTTGGTGTTGCAGACCTGTCGCGTGCAAAAGAAGCAATCACAGATCAGGGTGGCGAAATATGCACCCAATATCCTAAAGCAATTTCTATAGGTATTAGACTGCCTCAAACCATCGTTGATGAACTACCTAATCGAGATAACCGTGCTGTGGCAGTTAATTACCGCCATGCCTACGACATCACAAATCTACGTCTTGATCTTTTAACATCAAAATTAGGAAGTATTATACAGCAGGAAGGATACAAAGCACTTCCAGTACCTGCATCAGAACGCTTTGACAATGAAAGGATATGTGCTGTCTTTTCACATAAATTAGCTGCAAATTTAGCAGGGCTCGGCTGGATTGGTAAAAGCTGTTTACTCATAACTCCCGAAGCAGGGCCCAGAGTCAGGTGGGCTACTGTACTCACAGATGCGCCTCTTACCATAACTGGAGAGCCTATGGACACAAAATGTGGGGAATGCGACGAATGTGTGGAAATATGTCCCGTATCCGCTTTTACAGGAGAACCATTTAGAGAAAACGAAGCTCGGGAAGAAAGGTATGATGCCCGAAAATGTGAGGAATATCTTTATAATGCTGATGAAGGTGAGGATTGGGCTGTCTGCGGATTATGCATTTATGTTTGCCCACATGGAAGAAAATAA
- a CDS encoding GNAT family N-acetyltransferase yields MDISYVELEKDSINLIKPLWERLRDHHRELSPYFPERYVEFTFQERKEDLLKKSENGILRIDTAYNETSKQFIGYCISSISDEKIGEVDSIYLDDKYRSSGIGDTLMKRSLNWMNQNGVETKRIMVAAGNENTLAFYSRYNFFPKHIILEQSNK; encoded by the coding sequence ATGGATATAAGTTATGTGGAACTTGAAAAAGACAGTATAAATTTGATCAAACCGTTATGGGAAAGATTAAGGGATCATCATAGAGAGTTATCCCCCTATTTCCCAGAAAGGTACGTTGAGTTTACATTTCAAGAAAGAAAAGAAGATTTATTAAAGAAATCTGAAAATGGAATTTTAAGAATAGATACTGCCTACAATGAAACATCTAAACAATTTATTGGATACTGTATAAGCTCTATTTCAGATGAAAAAATAGGAGAAGTAGATTCAATATATTTAGATGATAAATATAGATCTTCAGGTATTGGAGATACTCTTATGAAACGTTCGCTTAACTGGATGAATCAAAACGGCGTAGAAACTAAAAGAATCATGGTAGCAGCAGGTAATGAAAATACGCTCGCATTTTACAGCCGCTACAATTTCTTCCCAAAACATATAATTTTAGAGCAGTCCAATAAATAA
- the hypF gene encoding carbamoyltransferase HypF, producing the protein MEKARILVQGIVQGVGFRPTVYRIADEMKLNGYVRNLGNSVEIILEGKKEEIKNFAKNLKQNKPPISKITHLEIEWLGLHEEPEFDNFMILESSADFSGSSVIPPDVAICDKCLEETLTQGNKRYKYPFTACTDCGPRFTVIKSIPYDRVRTSMDEFPLCDECMVEYRDPLDRRYHAEATCCPTCGPSVFLYKDEVLNVEDPIKEAAKLIDEGNVLAIKGIGGTHLVAKTTEDDPVITLRKRLGRMNQPFACMSPDIETIKTFAEVRDFEEETLISRRRPIVVLNKNSDYYLAPSVSPDLHNLGVMLPYSGLQHLLFQETSEPAYIMTSANIPGEPMLIDNEEIVNKIEGIADYCLLHDRKIINRCDDSVIRFRAGDLAFIRRSRGYVPEPYDFSNIAGDINILALGPELDVTFALLKDKKCYVSQHIGNTTKYETYKYLQEAIDYMIDITRVEKIDAVACDLHPMFFTTKLAHELSEKFECDVFGVQHHHAHAGALFVDHGIDELICIAADGVGYGDDGSAWGGEILHVTGENYNRLGSLMPQNMAGGDLTTKYPIRMVIAMLHEFYEDEELKKLMKNEYVTYFKHGEKEIDLILKQLERGFNIQKTTSTGRVLDALSSALGICGERTYEGECAMKLESVAYYGADTCEIPVEIKKHNEMYILNTSKILLSVLENKKKGMPVTDIACSAQRAVAEGLAKLGIKVADKTDVDVIGGTGGVFYNETISKTIKDVVTENGYDFIQHKNTCAGDGSVSLGQAAIAALHYKTN; encoded by the coding sequence ATGGAAAAAGCCAGGATTTTAGTTCAGGGGATCGTTCAGGGCGTTGGATTTAGACCAACAGTTTACAGGATAGCAGATGAAATGAAACTTAATGGATATGTTAGAAATCTTGGAAACAGTGTAGAAATTATCCTAGAAGGAAAAAAAGAAGAAATAAAGAATTTCGCAAAAAATTTAAAGCAGAATAAACCTCCAATATCTAAGATAACTCACCTGGAAATAGAATGGTTAGGTCTTCATGAAGAGCCAGAATTTGATAATTTTATGATCCTTGAAAGTTCTGCCGACTTTTCAGGGTCTTCTGTAATTCCCCCAGATGTTGCAATATGCGATAAATGCCTGGAAGAAACACTTACTCAAGGAAATAAAAGGTACAAATATCCATTTACCGCATGTACTGATTGCGGACCTCGTTTTACAGTTATAAAATCAATTCCTTATGACCGCGTGCGGACATCCATGGATGAGTTTCCCCTGTGCGATGAGTGCATGGTTGAATATAGAGATCCACTGGACCGCCGTTACCACGCTGAGGCAACCTGCTGTCCCACATGCGGGCCTTCTGTTTTCCTCTACAAAGATGAAGTTTTAAACGTGGAAGATCCAATAAAAGAGGCTGCAAAACTCATAGATGAAGGGAATGTGCTTGCTATAAAAGGAATAGGTGGAACTCATCTTGTTGCAAAGACAACAGAAGATGATCCTGTCATTACTTTAAGAAAACGGCTTGGAAGGATGAACCAACCCTTTGCATGCATGTCACCAGATATTGAAACCATAAAAACATTTGCAGAGGTAAGGGATTTTGAAGAGGAGACCCTCATATCAAGAAGGAGACCCATAGTCGTGCTTAACAAGAACAGTGACTACTATTTAGCCCCTTCTGTTTCACCAGATCTCCATAATCTTGGAGTAATGCTTCCTTACTCGGGACTGCAGCATTTGCTATTCCAGGAAACCAGTGAACCAGCTTATATTATGACATCAGCCAATATACCTGGAGAACCCATGCTCATAGATAATGAGGAAATTGTAAACAAAATAGAAGGAATTGCAGATTACTGCCTCCTCCATGATAGAAAAATAATTAACCGGTGTGATGATTCGGTTATTAGATTTAGAGCTGGAGATTTGGCTTTTATAAGGCGTTCTAGAGGATATGTGCCAGAACCATACGATTTCTCAAATATAGCTGGAGATATAAACATTCTTGCACTTGGACCTGAACTAGATGTAACTTTTGCTCTTCTTAAAGATAAAAAATGCTACGTATCACAGCATATCGGCAATACAACCAAGTATGAAACTTATAAATACCTTCAGGAAGCTATAGATTACATGATAGACATAACAAGGGTTGAAAAAATAGATGCTGTAGCATGTGACCTTCATCCAATGTTTTTTACAACTAAACTTGCACATGAGCTGAGTGAAAAGTTTGAATGTGATGTTTTCGGCGTCCAGCACCACCATGCGCATGCAGGGGCGTTATTTGTAGATCATGGAATTGATGAATTGATATGTATCGCTGCCGACGGTGTAGGTTATGGAGATGACGGATCTGCATGGGGTGGTGAGATACTGCATGTTACAGGCGAAAACTACAATCGTTTAGGAAGTTTAATGCCCCAAAATATGGCAGGTGGAGATTTAACTACTAAATATCCTATAAGGATGGTTATAGCCATGTTGCATGAGTTTTATGAGGATGAAGAGCTTAAAAAACTCATGAAAAACGAATATGTTACTTATTTCAAACACGGCGAAAAAGAAATAGACCTTATATTAAAACAGCTTGAACGTGGTTTTAATATCCAGAAAACAACAAGCACAGGACGTGTTCTTGATGCACTCTCTTCTGCACTGGGAATTTGCGGTGAAAGAACATATGAAGGTGAATGTGCTATGAAACTTGAGTCTGTAGCTTATTATGGTGCAGATACTTGTGAAATTCCTGTTGAAATTAAAAAACATAACGAAATGTATATACTTAACACATCTAAAATACTGCTTTCAGTTTTAGAAAATAAAAAGAAAGGTATGCCTGTAACAGATATTGCATGTTCTGCGCAAAGGGCTGTTGCTGAAGGCCTTGCAAAATTAGGTATAAAAGTAGCAGATAAAACTGACGTGGATGTAATTGGTGGAACTGGTGGCGTATTTTACAATGAGACCATAAGTAAAACCATAAAAGATGTTGTAACCGAAAATGGATATGATTTTATTCAACATAAAAACACATGCGCTGGAGATGGTTCTGTATCTTTAGGACAGGCTGCTATTGCGGCTTTACATTATAAAACCAATTAA